A genomic window from Desulfofalx alkaliphila DSM 12257 includes:
- the tnpA gene encoding IS200/IS605 family transposase, protein MNTYKSTRHAKFLLNYHFIWIPKYRKQILDNDKIKQLITDTIDELAIQHGFDVLALEIMSDHIHLFVSALPKDSPSQLMNIIKGTTGRRIAKQFPELRKRGSIWTRAYFVSSAGHVSSETIKQYIEQQNRR, encoded by the coding sequence ATGAATACCTATAAGAGCACACGCCATGCAAAATTTTTGTTGAACTACCATTTTATTTGGATACCAAAATATCGAAAACAGATATTGGATAACGATAAAATCAAACAGTTAATCACTGACACAATTGATGAACTCGCTATCCAACATGGATTTGACGTACTTGCACTCGAAATCATGTCCGATCATATTCATTTGTTTGTTTCGGCGCTCCCGAAAGATTCACCAAGTCAATTAATGAACATCATTAAAGGAACAACTGGTCGGAGAATAGCCAAGCAATTCCCTGAGCTTAGGAAACGAGGTTCAATATGGACACGAGCCTATTTTGTATCCAGTGCAGGTCATGTTAGCTCCGAAACCATTAAACAGTACATCGAACAACAAAACAGGAGGTGA
- a CDS encoding RNA-guided endonuclease InsQ/TnpB family protein produces the protein MQLTIVLELLQPTKRKEAVMFSNVREVVKNRQAIASELKKGNTKLSSAHFKQSRLPSAVKNQNIREVKALYRLFKQSESKKENMTFKDNQPICFNNQNFALDGHMISFPLYDDKVRRFVFPVKQTERLTLLNDYMKQGAKLGKASLFYRQGKWYFAVTIQTKVNQSTNKQVMGIDIGLRQLAVASVFNEQNEEINRVFHNGKQVGFIRKKYRSVRRKLGKAKQPKLIKRLGDKEQRWMTNKNHQISRQLINLAVQEQVGVIVMEKLENIRQTARSLRRVDRSLHSWAFYELQSFIEYKAKLAGIKVVYIDPKHTSQRCSSCGVVKKQQRKRNIYHCSCGNHIHADLNASRNIAQIYNEQQSA, from the coding sequence TTGCAATTAACCATCGTGTTAGAACTTCTTCAACCTACAAAAAGAAAAGAAGCTGTTATGTTTTCGAACGTACGTGAAGTAGTCAAAAACCGACAAGCGATTGCGAGTGAACTTAAAAAAGGTAATACAAAGTTGAGTTCCGCTCACTTTAAACAAAGTCGGCTTCCTTCTGCTGTAAAAAACCAAAACATACGAGAAGTGAAGGCGCTTTATCGACTATTCAAACAATCGGAATCAAAAAAGGAAAACATGACATTTAAAGATAACCAACCTATTTGTTTTAACAACCAGAACTTCGCCTTAGATGGTCATATGATTTCATTTCCATTGTATGATGATAAGGTTCGACGTTTTGTCTTTCCTGTCAAACAAACAGAACGTTTAACGCTGTTGAACGATTATATGAAACAAGGTGCTAAGTTAGGGAAAGCAAGTTTGTTTTATCGTCAAGGCAAGTGGTACTTCGCTGTCACTATTCAAACAAAGGTGAATCAATCGACCAACAAACAAGTGATGGGGATTGACATTGGATTAAGACAACTAGCTGTCGCTAGCGTGTTCAATGAACAGAATGAAGAAATAAATCGAGTTTTCCATAACGGAAAACAAGTCGGTTTTATTCGTAAAAAATACCGTTCTGTAAGAAGAAAGCTCGGTAAAGCAAAACAACCTAAGTTAATCAAACGATTAGGTGACAAAGAACAACGATGGATGACCAATAAAAACCATCAAATCAGTCGTCAACTTATTAATCTTGCGGTGCAAGAGCAAGTTGGCGTTATTGTGATGGAGAAACTAGAGAACATCCGTCAAACAGCTCGTTCTTTGCGTCGTGTTGATCGTTCACTTCATAGCTGGGCTTTTTATGAACTGCAATCATTTATCGAGTACAAAGCTAAACTAGCGGGTATTAAGGTGGTCTACATTGACCCTAAACACACCTCTCAACGTTGTTCATCATGCGGTGTTGTGAAAAAGCAACAACGCAAGCGTAACATCTACCACTGTTCTTGTGGTAATCATATTCACGCTGACTTAAATGCGAGTCGAAATATCGCTCAGATTTATAACGAACAACAATCTGCCTAA